The following proteins come from a genomic window of Candidatus Binatia bacterium:
- the hemL gene encoding glutamate-1-semialdehyde 2,1-aminomutase translates to MKTETSEKLFERAVRLIPGGVNSPVRAWAAVGGKPVFVQRGSGATVWDADGNSYLDYVGSWGPLILGHAHPAVLPAVAAAMQDGTSFGAPTAREVELAEILVGALPSVEMVRLVSSGTEAAMSAIRLARAFTGRSKIVKFSGCYHGHVDALLVRAGSGAMTFGVPDSAGVPEALASLTLVAEVNDLPMLETYLAAEGRNLAAVIIEPVVGNMGVIPPDPGFLEGVRSLCTASGSLLIFDEVMTGFRVAYGGAQTLYGVRPDLTCLAKVIGGGLPLAAFGGRRDVMERLAPLGPVYQAGTLSGNPLAVAAGTATLKELAAPGTYARLEALGAALEEGLRDAIVRAKLVACVNRVGSMWTIFFGTPAVDSAAAARRCDTERYARWFRGMLDRGIYLPPSQFEAAFVSLAHGDDDIARTVRAAAAVLKEMGG, encoded by the coding sequence CTGAAAACCGAGACCTCGGAAAAGCTCTTCGAGCGCGCCGTGCGCCTGATCCCGGGTGGCGTCAACAGCCCCGTGCGCGCGTGGGCAGCCGTCGGCGGTAAGCCCGTGTTCGTGCAGCGGGGCAGTGGCGCGACGGTCTGGGACGCGGACGGCAATTCATACCTCGACTACGTGGGCTCCTGGGGGCCGCTGATTCTCGGCCACGCGCATCCGGCAGTGTTGCCGGCCGTCGCTGCGGCGATGCAGGACGGGACCAGTTTCGGCGCGCCGACCGCGCGCGAAGTCGAGCTGGCTGAAATCCTTGTGGGTGCGCTGCCGTCGGTGGAGATGGTGCGACTCGTCAGCTCCGGAACCGAGGCCGCGATGAGTGCCATTCGGCTGGCGCGGGCCTTCACTGGTCGCTCCAAGATCGTCAAGTTCTCGGGCTGCTATCACGGACACGTCGACGCCCTGCTCGTACGAGCCGGCTCGGGTGCGATGACCTTCGGTGTACCCGACAGTGCCGGGGTACCCGAAGCGCTTGCCAGCTTGACGTTGGTGGCCGAGGTGAACGACCTGCCGATGCTGGAAACCTACCTGGCAGCCGAAGGTCGCAATCTAGCCGCGGTCATCATCGAGCCGGTGGTCGGCAACATGGGGGTGATTCCGCCGGATCCCGGCTTCCTGGAGGGAGTACGGTCGCTGTGCACGGCCAGCGGCAGCCTGTTGATCTTCGACGAAGTAATGACGGGATTCCGTGTGGCCTATGGCGGGGCACAGACGCTTTACGGCGTCCGGCCAGACCTGACCTGTTTGGCGAAGGTTATCGGTGGGGGGCTGCCCCTGGCGGCGTTCGGGGGCCGGCGGGACGTTATGGAACGTCTGGCGCCGCTGGGCCCTGTCTACCAGGCCGGCACGCTGTCCGGAAATCCGCTGGCGGTTGCGGCGGGAACGGCAACGCTAAAGGAACTGGCGGCCCCGGGGACGTACGCCCGGCTCGAGGCGCTGGGTGCGGCGCTCGAGGAAGGTCTGCGAGATGCCATTGTTCGGGCGAAGCTGGTGGCGTGCGTGAACCGGGTCGGGTCGATGTGGACCATCTTCTTCGGCACGCCGGCGGTCGACAGTGCGGCCGCCGCCCGGCGGTGCGACACCGAGCGGTACGCGCGCTGGTTTCGGGGCATGCTCGACCGGGGTATCTACCTGCCGCCGTCGCAGTTCGAAGCGGCGTTCGTCTCACTGGCGCACGGCGACGACGACATCGCCAGAACCGTGCGTGCGGCCGCCGCGGTGCTCAAGGAGATGGGCGGTTAA